The region ATTCAAATaccttcctttttttgttttcattgggTTTTGGATTCAGGGCTTCTCATGACAACCAGAATGAGTCTGGAGAGAAATACTGTGTTCCTTTGCTGTGTGTTATATGCTCAGCgatgatgcacacacaccaacacaacagcaacataaaCAGACACTTTAAAAGTTGACTCCTCCTAAAGTGTTCACTGTGTCTGATTTATAAGTGGCAGCCTGACTCGGTGACAGCGAGTCTCTGTGTGTCACTCGGACTATTCTGGCTCCCAGATTTGGTTGCGTACGGTTGTCAGTCAAAGGTCACGACTTTACACCCCTGTCACCTGTTCGCCACACATCCAGGGGAGCTGAGCGTTTTAATTCTAGGTGGACGACATTACCGCGGTTTTGCCTTGAAaccttcttcctcctgtctgtctgcgcACTTTCACATGTGAAACCATGTCAGTTGTCAGATATCGGTTACATCACCTGGATTTTTAAACACTTGTGAACAAGACTGCACTTATCAAACTACAAAAGACAGTATATACCACCAAGACAAATTTTCTTTTAGACATTTTATGACAGAAACCATTTAAAAATAGTCACCAGACCGACTTCTAAACCACATCACACATCCTGCAGCGTCCCAAAGTCCCTCTTCCCGCTGATGATCTTTAGATCTTTAGGTCGTCCAGTCTGCTCTTGCTGTGCTTGCTTGACTGACTGTTTCGGCGCTGATTGTCGACGGACATCTCcaaagcaggagaggagggtttCCTCTCCATCACGATCTCGTCCTCGgattttcctttcctctccacgGCCAGATTGTCTCTGTTCTGCTTGTAGACAGCCTTACTGCTGTAGGGGCTGTAAGCGGAGCTGGGCTCTGTCACGCTGTATTTTGGGTTAGATGAAAACGGCTCCGGCACCGCGGGATGACCGGAGAAGTAGTTGTAGCTGGGGGCAAAGGGCACGACGGACTCGGGCAGGGCCTTGGGAGGCGGGTTTTTGACCCTTGATCGCCTGTATCGAAGACCCTGATGGCACTTAGTGAAACCCAGGTGGTACATTTCCACCAGGTTGAGCAGCAGCGAGATGGAGGCCACAGCCagcatgaagaggatgaagactgTCTTCTCGGTGGGCCGCGAAATGTAGCAATTCACCATATTGGGACAAGGCCAGCGGTCGCAGGTGTACATCGGCTTTAGCTCAAAACCATAGAGGAAGTACTGAGCTACAATAAAGGCCACTTCAAACAGGGTCTTGAAGATAATGTTGAAGACGTAAGTTCGCAGCAGGGCTCCTTGCAAACGCACGTGGCCCTGGTTGTCTTTAATTGAGGCCTTCTTTGGCTTGTTGCCAAGCAACTGCTCCTGCTTTTCAGACAGGGCTGCGAGGTCCttctctttctgcttctctttttcctccatgCGAACCAAATGAAGGATGTGGCCCAAATAGATAAGGGTGGGCGTGGAGACAAAAATGATCTGCATCACCCAGAAGCGGATGTGAGAAATGGGGAAAGTCTTGTCGTAGCAAACGTTCTGACAACCGGGCTGCTTGGTGTCGCACGTGAAGCCGGACTGTTCATCCCCCCACACCTTCTCCGCGGCAGTTCCCAGCACCAGGATACGGAAGATGAACAGCACTGTCAGCCAGACTTTTCCCACAACAGTGGAGTGTTCCTGGGCACtctccagcagcttccccaACAAGTTCCAGTCCCCCATAGCTCTGATATCGTCTTAGCTCTATCCAAAGAATCAGGATGGACAGCTATAGAgaaaggtgaagaacagaatGTGAATACCAAGAAAGAATTTTATTATTATCCCCGAGCAACAACAGGGTTTTTATGGAGTTCTGCATTGATCTGACTTGACCTAGCGAAGCAGTGGAGATCAACAGAGAACCAAGGCCAGTGACCTGGCGATTTGAGCGCTGCCATTTTGTGCTGTAATGCCATTTGTAGTAGCAGGGAATCAGTGCTGAGGTCTGGAGTTCCCGCCCACACTGCGGCCATAATAGCAGAGCTCAGTGACCAGTTCTGACATTTGACCCCCGTTCATTCTGGATCAAAGCACTCATTAAAATCAGATCCCTTCAACAAACTAACCCAAATGAACAGTAACTTtgctggagagacagaggaagtcCTGGTTTTAGGGTTACAGTGATTTAATGGGAGGGAGGTTTTCCTCTACCGTATCCAACCATCAGAGGGCAGTAGAGCCAACAGGTGTGTGGTTTAGTTATATCTGCCCACCATTAAACAGTGTGTGGTGGCAATAAATAGTACCGGtagcattttttgtttttaaaaccaGAACAAAGGGTTGAAAGAGGCTAAAATCACTATAATTACATCTTTCACCCTAAATCACATCAGTTGATCTACCCTTCAAAGGTTCATTAACTTTAAAGAAATGTTGTCTAAGGTGTCTAAATCCTGCTAACATAtgtgaaatgatcaaaaaagaGATTTATTGTCGTGCAATTTGGAGGATTCTGTCACCAAAACTGGCATCTTACTCACAGTCAGAGGCCACGGCAGCACCCAGGGGCAGCTTACCAAGACAAACACTGATGAGAAGTGAATTTCATATTTGTAATGCCCCAAATTACCACCCAGCGTAAACTCATTAAAAGGAAGCAAGACAGTGCTGAGAGTGTGTAGGAAAAAAGCCCTGCAGCGACCTGGGGAGATGTTCAGCTCTAGATCTTGTGACACACAAGTCAACAGTTCTCCCCGACTCCAGAATTAGGACTGTAGTTTAGAGTTCACCACCTATTGATTACAGCGTGGccgtggaggaaaaaaaaccctcacgaGCACCTGTCGGACATTTGGTGAGTAAGTGTCCACAGTGGAAGTAAACCAGCTGTACTGTGTGTTAGTAGGAAGTCTCCATACTTTCAGGATGATTAATCGGTGAGTTTTGCTCATTAAACATACCTGATAATGTTCATCTCCAGCTGCTCAGCTTTGATGTCTGAGTCCGTTTGGTTCAGTCACTCAGGTTCCATCTTCTCCGCAACCAATGAGAGAAAACCTCAGTCTCAACTCTCATCTGGTTTCCACCATGTGATCCCGCCTTCTGCCCTCCCTCTCTGACCTGATCAATGCCCGACCTTcagctgcacgcacacacacacacacacacaccacacacacacacacacacacacacacacacacacacacacacacacaggtcggTCTTACATGTCGGTGTGCTCGAAATAGGCGACCAAGGGAGGGGCTCTGTTGTCGCTCTCATGGGGACTTGACTGAATGGAGGTACGTCAAGTCGTCTCAGTTCAAATATAGCTGCCCTGAACTCTCCTTACACCAGTTTACATTTGGTGTCACCATTCAGGTTAAGATAAAGGATCCATCAAAGGTGTGAGGTGAGGACGAAGCTGGTTGGACTGTTCCTGACACCACTCGCACGTAAGGGACCCAGAGTTCTGGTAAACGTGCTCCATATCGATCAGCGCTCTACGGGCGGCCTGTGTTGACAGGTTCCATATAAAGAGAAGTCTTTATATGGGAAGAGTTCCACATTAAGGGGAGCGCCTTTCGTCCCCCGGTCACAGCAGCTCACCGGGTCACAATAATCACCCTCGCGCTGACCCCTCTGGTGTCTATTGAAAACCCAAAACTCTGCACGTCGGCCTCCAAGAGGAGAATTCAGTCGGTTGGACCTGTTCTGACAGCTGTCATCATGGATGGAAGCTGCTTCACCACTCGGTGACATTGAGTCCCAGTTTTCCTCTGTGGACGCTCAGCATATTTAATCCCAGGGTGGAGTTAGAAAATTAGACAATCACACAACCCAGATTTAACTCAGTGTatgttttatttaactttatCCTTTGACTcgttaaaaaaatgaattagtACAACCTAACCTTTTATTTACTAAGTTTCTGTTGATTTAGGCAGAAGTACAAGCTGAGAGGCCACGTGTGAGGTAAATGATGCCATATGCTCTGAGTGCACaggcaaaaacaaatcagtgcaCTGGATTTCTGAAACTCTTTTCCATTGGTTTCATACAAATTAACATGTTACGTTTCAGTATTTTACAGTTGAGGCCAAAGGGCAAACTGGTGGTATCACGAGGCTGAGGCATTTTCAGTACTTTTAATATAGGTTTGTTGCACGCTGAACTATCTTTGCCCTCAATCTGTGCGTGTTGCTAGAGGAAGCAGAGCTTTTGTTGGATCCAAGCCCCCATGGCTGAGTCTCCAGCATGGTGTAAATGTTTACCGCAGGCCTTCCCCACCAAGAACACCACCTCTGCAATGTTGAGCAGAATACAGACCCCTGAT is a window of Takifugu flavidus isolate HTHZ2018 chromosome 14, ASM371156v2, whole genome shotgun sequence DNA encoding:
- the gja2 gene encoding gap junction protein, alpha 2: MGDWNLLGKLLESAQEHSTVVGKVWLTVLFIFRILVLGTAAEKVWGDEQSGFTCDTKQPGCQNVCYDKTFPISHIRFWVMQIIFVSTPTLIYLGHILHLVRMEEKEKQKEKDLAALSEKQEQLLGNKPKKASIKDNQGHVRLQGALLRTYVFNIIFKTLFEVAFIVAQYFLYGFELKPMYTCDRWPCPNMVNCYISRPTEKTVFILFMLAVASISLLLNLVEMYHLGFTKCHQGLRYRRSRVKNPPPKALPESVVPFAPSYNYFSGHPAVPEPFSSNPKYSVTEPSSAYSPYSSKAVYKQNRDNLAVERKGKSEDEIVMERKPSSPALEMSVDNQRRNSQSSKHSKSRLDDLKI